The Bacteroidota bacterium DNA segment GATAATACCGGTTGTGTGTCGGTATCTTCTGCCGCAGGCAATCTTTTTAGCAATATGATCGTGCCAGCAGTGCCTTTGCTTGATTCGGTAAGTGTTGATAACACCGGCAAGGCTATTTTGGGATGGAAGCCAGGTTCTTCAAAAGATACCGAAGGTTATATCATTTACCAGATGATAAGCGGTATCTGGCAGAGCATTGATACGGTATGGGGGATTAATAATACATTCTTTAATAATGTTAATTCGCTCGCGGGTTCAACTATAGAGAATTACAGGATAGCCGCATTCGACAGCTGTAAGAATACAAGCCCGATGGGGGTGCCTCACAATACGGTCCTTGTTAAAAGCACCCCAAATGCATGTGCCCGTTTAAACACACTTAACTGGAACGCATATACTAATATGTCATCAGGCATAAATCAGTATGATATTTATGTAAGTACCAATGGGGGAGCATATGCATTTCTCGCAACAACGCCTTCTTCAATAACCTCATATGTACACACTAATCTGCAGCAGACTTTTGTCTATTGTTATATTGTCATTGCACGGGATATATCGGGTACGCGGTCCTCAACATCGAATAAGTATTGTTATACTGCCAATATTCCGGCTATGCCGACTTTCTCCTATTTGAAAACGGCAACAGTGTCCTCTGACAATACCGTTAAAGTATATTGTTATGTTGACATTGCCGCGGAGATCTCGAAATACAAAGTATTGAGAAGCGAGAGTCCGTCAGGGCCCTTTAAATTGATCGGGGCAATTCCATTTACAGGAAGCCCGATCGTTAGTTATACGGATAATACCGCCAAAACAACTGAGAAAAGTTATTATTACAAAACTGTTGCTGTTGACACCTGCGGTAATGATACTACAGTTACAAATGTTGGCCGGACAATTTTGTTGACCGCGGTAGCCAATGATGACCTTACTAATACATTGACATGGAATGATTATGAATTGTGGTTGGGTTCGGTAAATTCATACAATATATATAGGGCTGTTGATGGTGTTTGGGGTGCGGCACCCATTGCAAATGTTATTTACGCTGCGTCCGGCACAAATACTTTCACAGATGATATTTCCCCTTTGTTCAAGGGAGAAGGTCAGTTTTCATATTATGTTACGGCGCTTGAAGATGCAGGAAATCCTTATGGAATCAACGATTCCAGCCGATCAAATGTAGCGGACGCTTTACAGGACGCGAAAGTATTTATTCCGAATGCCTTTATCCCCGCAGGAAGAAACAATGTATTTATACCCGTGACTTCCTATATTAATAAAACGGAATACGATTTTAGAATTTTTGACCGCTGGGGCGAGCAGGTTTTTCAGACGAATGACCCTTATGAACCCTGGGATGGAATAATAGATGGAAAAAAGGGTCCGGAAGGTATATATGTATATCTCCTGAAGTTTAAAACCGCTTATGGTCAATATATCGAACGAAAAGGAATTGTAACGTTACTGCGTTAATTTCCTTTTGTCGGACGGCATTTTTCTTTCTTTTACGGGAATTTTTACCGTACTAAAAATTCAAACCACTCCTTCTTATGGCCGCTGATTCTTCAAAATTTATGGGTGAGGGTTACACCTATGATGATGTTCTACTGGTACCTGCCTATTCAGAGGTACTTCCCCGCGAAGCAGATATCACTACGCAGTTTACGAAAAAAATAAAAGTGAATGCTCCTATCGTTTCATCCGCTATGGATACGGTTACTGAGTATAAAATGGCTATCGCACTCGCGCAGGAAGGTGGAATAGGCGTGTTGCATAAAAACATGACGATCGCGCAGCAGGCCGACCAGGTGCGTAAAGTAAAGCGCTCTGAAAGCGGAATGATCAGCGATCCCGTTGTGTTACTTGAAGTTGCAACAGTGGCTGACGCGCTTGGTTTAATGAAGGAGTTTAAAATAGGAGGTATTCCGGTAGTATCAAAGACACGTCATTTAGTTGGTATTGTAACAAACCGTGATCTGCGTTTCGAAAAAAATATGAAGCGTCCGGTGCGGGAAGTAATGACGAGCCAGGATATAATCACAGCTAAACAGGGTACAGATCTGAAAAAAGCTGAACAGATATTACAGAATTATAAAATCGAAAAGCTTCCTGTTGTTGACAAGGACAATGTTTTGGTCGGGTTGATTACATATAAGGATATTTTGAAAGTAAAAGTTAACCCAAGAGCCTGCAAGGATGTTCTGGGCCGCTTACGTGTTGCCGCGGCCGTTGGAGTTACACAGGATGTGATGGAAAGAGTGGCGGCGCTGGTGAAGGAAGATGTGGATGCAGTAGTAATTGACACCGCGCATGGTCATTCAAAGGGAGTGATCGATACCTTGAAAAAAGTAAAGGCAGAATATCCCGATTTACAGGTTATTGTAGGAAATATTGCAACAGGTGAAGCCGCCCTTGCGCTTGTTAAAGCGGGAGCCGACGCGGTTAAGGTCGGGATCGGACCCGGCTCAATTTGTACAACACGTGTAATTGCAGGTGTTGGGGTGCCGCAGCTTACAGCCATTACCGAAGTGGCTAAAGCGTTGAAAGGGAAAGGCGTTCCCTTGATCGCGGATGGAGGAATTCGCTTTACCGGTGATATTGTAAAAGCAATAGCCGCGGGAGCCAGTACAGTGATGATGGGCTCCATGTTTGCGGGAGTGGAGGAGTCGCCGGGTGAGACAATTATTTACGAAGGACGTAAATTTAAATCATACCGGGGAATGGGTTCGATTGAAGCCATGCAACAGGGCTCTAAAGACCGCTATTTCCAGGATGTAGAAGATGATATTAAAAAGCTTGTTCCCGAAGGTATTTCTGGCCGGGTGCCCTATAAAGGCAATTTGTCCGAAGTGATCTATCAGCTTATAGGCGGTTTGCGTGCCGGCATGGGTTATTGCGGTGCAAAAAACATTGAAAAATTACAGGAGGCGAAATTCATCCGCATCACAAATGCGGGTATTCGTGAAAGTCATCCTCATGGAATTGTTATTACCAGGGAGGCGCCGAATTATACAAGTAGGTAATATTTCCTGAATCTTTTATTTAAGCTAATTGCTTTTCATGAGCAATATAGGGGTGTTTGACTATAGAATATTGTCATTTGTCGATTTTTTGATTACTTCTCTATAAAACCTTCCTTATTTTCGCACAACTTAGAAACTGTTTAAAATTTATCTATTTGAAATGTTATATGTCGCCCCTACAGGGCTTTAAAAATTATTTATTTTTTTCTACCAAGATTCCATCCCTACGGGATTTTAATAGCTCCGTTAGGAGCGAAATCTTGGTAGATTTAAACAGTCTCTTAAAGTAGTTCTAACTAAAATATATACACTATGAAAAATCAATACGCAAAACGAGTTAAATGGGTAAAAACATTTATTATTTGTTCAGGAGTTTTATTAATATCAGTAATTCCGCAGTCTTTTTCACAATGCTTTACCGCAACGGTAAATTCTGTGAACCTTACTTGTAATGGAGTTTGTACAGGTTCGGCAACGGCTATTCCGCAAGGTGGTTCAGGTTCCTTTGTTTATGCATGGAGCAACACTTCGAATTCCCCAACTATTACGGGGTTATGTGCCGGTACTTATTCCGTTACTATAGCTGATGCTGTGAATACCACTTGCACTAGAGTATTGACTGCTGTGATTTCAGAACCTCCCGCAATAACTGCCACTATTACAACCATGCCTGCCACTTGCGGATTATCTAATGGAAGCGTGGCTGTTAACAGTACTGGCGGCACGGGAACATTCACATATAGCTGGACAACCGGTGCGACGAGTCAGACGATTTCCGGCCTTGTTGCAGGTACATATACAGTAACTGTTAAAGATGCAAACAGCTGCACAAAATCGGCTGTTGCAACTGTCGGTAACAATCCTTCTCCGGTTATTTCAAATCTGAGCAGCGTAAATGAGTTATGCAATGGAGGTGGCAGTGGTTCCGCAACAGTAACTGCCAATGGGGGAACAGGCACTCTGACTTATAGCTGGAGCAATGGAATTACAGCAACCACAATGGCCACTGGTTTGACAGCTGGTAGTTATTCTGTAAGTGTTACTGATGCCAATGGTTGTGTAGTAACCAGTGCGGTAACTATAACGGAACCTGCGGCATTAAACATTCAATTCACAGTGGTTAATACAACCTGTGGACAAAGTACCGGTTCCGCGTCTGCTAATGTTACCGGTGGGGTTCCTGCATACACCTATGCATGGAGTAATGGTTCATCGGCACAGACAGCAAATAATGTTGCAGTCGGATCATATACTGTTACGGTTACGGATGCAAATGGTTGTTCCAAGGTTAACGTTGCAACTGTGAATTGTACTACAGGCATTGATGAAACTCCCAATTCCTTATTTATGAATATTTCACCAAATCCTTCACATGGAAGTTTCGTTCTTGAATGCAAGTTTGATAGGACAGGCGGAACAGTAATTTCATTAACAAATATTTTGGGTGAAATGGTAATGCTTATCGATAATGTCCAGCAAGCCGGAGTTTATAAAAAACAAGTAGATACTGAACAATTGTCCAACGGAATTTATTTCCTGGTAGTCCAGCAAAATAATGAACGATTAGTGAAAAAGGTAATTATACAATAAGTATCTGGTTGTCAATTTTTTAGGGGCCTGTCGAAAATTTTTCCGACAGGCCCCTGATTTTTGATACATCCTGAAAGATTGATTACATTTGTGTCCTGAAAATTAAATGTAGTTTAAAACATTCTAATCCATTTAAATCGAAAACCAATGAACACAAAAGCAATAAGTTTTTTAACATTGGCAGTATTTGTTTTGGGTTCAACCGCAATTGTTGCCCAATCAAATAAAGATGCTGTTTTAATGACAGTTGGTGACTCCAAAGTTACTGTGGCCGAGTTTGAAAATGTGTATAAAAAGAACAGCGGGAAGGAAAGTGCCACCGAAAAAAAATCATTGGATAATTATATTGAATTGTTCACCAATTTCAAATTAAAGGTTAAAGAAGCCGAGGAAATGAAGCTTGATACTTCAGCTGCATTTAAAAATGAGCTTTCAGGTTATCGCAAACAATTAGCACAGCCTTATTTAACTGACAAAGACGTAAATGAAAAATTGTTAAAGGAAGCATATGAACGCATGCAAACGGAGATACGTGCCAGTCATATTTTAATTAAATGTGCTGAAAACGCCTTGCCTAAAGATACTTTGGCTGCCTTTACAAAGATCATGAGTTTACATGATCAACTATTGGGTAAAAAGGGTGCCGCAAAGGCCGATTTTGGTGTATTGGCAAAAGCTAATTCAGAAGACCCATCAGCAAAAGACAATGATGGCGATCTTGGTTATTTTACAGCTCTCCAAATGGTTTATCCGTTCGAAAATGTTGCGTACGCTACCAAGGTTGGTGAAATATCAATTCCTGTTCGTACAAAATTCGGATACCACCTGATTAAAGTGGCCGACCGCAGGCCGGCTCAGGGTGAGATACTTGTGGCACATATCATGATCAAAACTCCAAAAGACATGACTAAGGAGGATTCGATAAATGGTGTGAAAAAAATCGAAGAGATCTATCAAAAGGTAAAAGCCGGCGAAAATTTTTCGGAACTGGCCAAGCAGTTTTCCGATGATAAGGCTTCAGGCACAAAAGGTGGCGAGCTGCCCTGGTTTGGTACAAACCGTATGCCTGCCGAATTTGAAAAGGAATCATTTGCCCTCAAAAACAATGGTGATTTTTCTGGGATATTCAGAACCCGTTTTGGCTGGCATATCATTAAACGTATTGATAAAAGAGGCGTGGCTGCCTTTGATGATATGAAAGGCGACCTTAAGTCAAAAGTGACACGCGACAGTCGTTCCCAAATGGGACGCACATCTATGATCGCGAAAATAAAGAGTGAGTGTAAGTTTAAGGATAACGTGAAATTACGTGATGAGTTTTATCCTGTTATCGATACCAACTTCTTTAACGGAACCTGGAAATCGGAAAAAGCGGCAAAGCTGAATAAGGTGATGTTTGCGCTGAATGATATGAAATATACGCAGACTGATTTTGCCAGATATTTGGAGTCCCATCAGAGCAGGCGCGCTAAATCCGATGTAAAGCCTGCCATTGATGCTATGTATAAACAGTTTGTGGATGAAACATGTATTGCTTATGAAGAATCACGTCTTGATCAGAAGTTTCCTGAGTTCAGGGCACTTATGCAGGAATACCGCGATGGTATCCTGTTATTCGATCTGACTGATAAAAAAGTATGGTCTAAAGCTGTAAAAGATACTTTGGGTTTGAAAGAGTTTTATGAGAAGAACAAACAAAATTACCTGTGGGAGCAGCGTGCTGAGGCATCTATTTATACCTGCGCCGATGAAAAGGTCGCTAACGAAGTAAAAGCGATGCTGAAGAAGAATAAAACACAAAAAGAGATTCTTGATGTGGTAAACAAAAAATCCCAGTTAAACCTGCAGGTGGAATCGAAACTGTTTTTGCCAAAAGAAAATAGTTTTGTTGATGCCAATTGGAATCCCGGTATTTCGGCCAACAAAAAGGAGAATGGAAAAATTATGTTTGTTGAAGTGAAAAAGTTGCTGAAGCCGGAGCCAAAAGCGTTTAATGAATCAAAAGGACTTGTAACTGCTGATTACCAGAACTACCTGGAGAAGGAGTGGATCGAATCGCTTAAAAAGAAATATCCTGTAACAGTTAACAAGGAAGTATTGTCGACCATTCAATAAATAATTTTATAAACTCAGGGAGGTATGGGCGGGTTTACTCAAGCTCATACCTCTCTTGATTTTTACCATATAATGTTTCGGTACTTTTATATAGTTTTCCTGTTTAGCTTGTTTTTGTTGGCTTGCAAGAGTAAGACCGATCCGCAGGAAGGCGCGATCGCGCGCGTATATGAAAGTTATTTGTATGCTGAAGATGTTAAGAGTATTGTACCCAAAAACATCAAAGCGGAAGACAGTCTTGCTCTCATAAAAAAATACATCAATAACTGGATCACCGAAGCCCTTATTCTTCATAAGGCCGAGCAGAATTTGACGGAAGAGCAAAAAGATGTGGAAAAACAATTGAAAGATTACCGGAACTCATTGATTACATTTGCATATGAGCGTGAGCTCGTGAATCAAAAGTTAGATACTGTGGTTTCTGATTCGGCAATAGTTGAGTATTATAACCAGAATAAGAATAATTTTGAACTTAAAGACAATATTATCAGGGTGTCGTATGTTAAGGTGAGCAAAAAGGCGCCTGATCTTCAAAAAGTCAGGTTGTTATACCGTTCTGAAGTTTCGAAGGATAAGGAAGCATTGGAGAACTATTGTCATCAGTATGCCGAAAATTTTTACCTCGATGATAATGCCTGGCTGTTATTTGATGATCTGTTGAAGGAAATACCCATTCAACCGACGTATAATAAAGAGCTTTTCCTTCAAAACAACCGTTTTATTGAAGTGAATGACTCCACAAGTTTGTATTTTGTCAACATAAAGGGTTTTCAGATAAAAAACAGTATTTCGCCGCTTTCTTTTGAAAAGGAGAACATAAAAAACATAATTTTAAACAAAAGAAAACTTGAGCTCATCAATAAAATGAAAGAGGAAGCTTTTAACGAAGCACGAAATAACAAAGATGTTGAAGAGTTTAAATGATATTGGCTGATGAATCTTAAAGAAAAATATCGATCTGTTTTTTTTGCAGTGCTGCTGTTGAGCACCTCTCTTTTTACTTTTGCCCAATCGGGGGTAATTGACAAGGTTATAGCTGTTGTAGGGAATAACATTGTCACAAAATCACAGCTGGAGTCGCAGTATCTGCAATATGCCTCCGCCGGTGATAAAACAGATCCACAGCTCATTCGCTGTAAATTGCTTGAGCAGCTCATGTTTCAGCGGTTGCTTCTTACCCAGGCTCAAAAGGACAGTATTGTAGTAACCGATGCGCAGGTTGAACAGGAATTGGACAGGCGCATCCGCTATTTCATCAGCCAGTTTGGCTCGGAGCAAAAGTTCACGGAGTTTTATGGGAAATCAGTGGAAGAATTTAAAAGTGATTTAGGCAGTGATATTAAAGACCTTTTGTTGGCACAGAAAATGCAGGCTAAGGTCACAGAAGAGATGGCAGTAACGCCTTCCGAAATAAGGAGTTATTATGATAAGATACCGAAAGATAGTTTGCCATTTATTAATGAGGAAGTTGAAATAGGACAGATCATTAAAAAACCTCCTGTTTCTGCCGAAGCAAAAAAGGAGGCCAAAGACCGTGTGCAGGCTTTAAGAGATCGTATTGTAAATAAAGGAGAGGACTTTGCTGTATTAGCGGCTTTGTATTCTGAAGATCCGGGTTCGGCATCCAAGGGTGGAAGGTATGATACGTTAAGACGAGGAGCTTTTGTTCCGGAATTTGAAGCTGCGGCTTTTACACTTAAAGTAAATGAAGTTTCTCCTGTATTTGAAACAAGTTATGGATATCATATTGTTGAATTGCTTGACAAACGTGGCGAGGAGATCAGCGTACGTCATATTCTTATATCGCCCAAATCTTCTCCGAATGACCTGGTAAAAGCCGGAACTATTCTTGACAGTATTTATAAGGTTATCATGCGTGATTCTATTTCTTTTCGTGAAGCGGCATCCCGTTTTTCGGATGATGAGGAAAGCCGCCAGAACGGAGGGCTTGTGACCAACCCGATCAATGGCCTTACAAAATTTGAGAAAGCCGACTTAGGTCAGTTTGACCCAACACTTGCTTTCACAATTGACCGTATGAAACCCGGTGAAATAACAAAGCCGAGTATTACAACAACCAGGGACGGGAAACAAGTATATAGAATTTTAAACCTGAAAAGCCGGTCGGAGCCACATGCCGCTAATTTAAAAGATGACTATCAGAAAATTCAAGCGGCGGCATTGAATGAAAAACAACAGAAAGCAGTCGCTACCTGGATACGCAAACATCTGGCCGGAATATACATTCGTATTAATGATGAATACAAAGGCTGTAAATTTGATATAAATTGGTTGGCAAACCAGTAAACTAAATAGTACTATGAGTTATAAATCGGATGTAGAAGCAGTAGATGCTTTTAATATAAAATATAAAGAATTAACAAAAGAGATCGCCAGGGTTATTGTCGGACAGGATGAAGTGGTGAAAGATGTATTGATCTCGGTATTCAGTAAGGGGCATTGCCTGTTAATCGGGGTGCCCGGACTGGCAAAGACACTTTTGGTAAATACTATTGCAGATGTATTAGGACTTACTTATAACCGCATACAGTTCACGCCCGATCTTATGCCTTCGGATATTATTGGTACAGAGATACTGGACGAAACCCGCCATTTCAAATTCATAAGAGGTCCTTTATTCGCTAATATCATCCTCGCCGATGAAATTAACCGTACTCCGCCCAAAACACAGGCTGCTTTGCTGGAAGCTATGCAGGAACGCGCAGTAACAACAGCAGGAAAGCGTTATGAACTGGATCTGCCATTTTTTGTTTTGGCTACGCAAAATCCAATAGAGCAGGAGGGAACTTATCCATTGCCTGAAGCACAGCTTGACCGTTTTATGTTCAATGTGCTGCTTGATTATCCAAAGTATGAAGAAGAAATTATGGTAGTAAAAAATACCACATCGGATGCTAAAGTGCAGTTAGAAAAGATACTTACCATAAACGAGATTGTTTATTTCCAGAACCTGGTAAGACGTGTTCCTATTACCGATAATGTGTTGGAGTATGCTGTTAAACTGGTGCGCCAGACACGCCCGGAGGGTAATGAAGCGCCGGAAATGGTAAAAAATTATATTTCATGGGGAGCAGGCCCGCGTGCATCACAGTTTCTTGCAATAGGAGCAAAGTGCAATGCTATTTTAAACGGCAAATACGCGCCCGACATTGAAGATGTGAAATCTGTGGCGCTTGCCATACTTCGCCACCGCATGGTACGCAATTACAAAGCCGAAGCGGAAGGCATCAGCATTGATACGATCATTACCAGCCTGCTTAAGTAAATTGTATGAATAAGTCAACAATAAGCATCAGCCAAACCGGCGTGTTCTCCGATATTTTTGTTGATTACATTGAAGGCCAACCTGCTCTCAAGCCCTTTTATAAATACACTCCTGACGTTTCTTCCTTTAAACAGGCTATTGCCGATAAAAGCAAAGAGTCAATAGATCGTAAACTTTTGGTTGAGGTTTTGCAGGAACAATATTCCGCTTTTAACCTGAAACCTGAAACCTTAAACCTTAAACAGCTCGAAGAGCCGAACACGTTTACCGTTTGTACCGGCCATCAATTATGCCTGTTCACCGGCCCGCTTTATTTTATTTATAAAATTATCAGTACCATTAATCTCGCTGAAGAATTAAAAAAAAGCTATCCCGCTTACAACTTTGTACCTGTTTACTGGATGGCTACTGAGGATCACGATTTCGAAGAGATAAATCACGCGAATATTTTTGGAAAGAAAATTGTTTGGGATAAGGAATCCGCTGTGGGAAACAGGCATATTGCCGCCGGCCGTATTGGGACCGGATCACTTACAAAAGTTATTGAGGAACTTAAACTCATTGTTGGTGACACAGCCAGCGCGAAACAGCTCATTACACTAGTTGAACAGTCATATTTGAGCAACAGTAACCTTGCGGATGCGACGCGTTATCTGGTACATAACCTGTTTGGGAAATACGGACTTATTATTGTTGACGCGAATGATACAAGACTTAAAAAACAATTCGCTGAAATAATTAAAGACGATCTGGTTAATCAGAAAAATTATAAGATCGTTAACTCAACAATCAAACAACTAAGTGGTTTAAAATATAGATCACAGGTCAATCCGAGAGAGTTGAATTTTTTTTACCTGAAAGATGGAGAACGCAGGCGAATTGTAAATGCCGGTTTGACGTCACTGGATGGTAATACAGAAGTTGCGTTGACCCCGGAAATGCTTAAAGAAATTGATACAAACCCGGAACGTTTTAGTCCCAATGTTGTATTGCGCCCTTTATACCAGCAAAAAATATTACCTAACCTGGCTTATGTGGGCGGGCCGGGAGAAATAGCCTATTGGCTGGAGTATAAAGCCATGTTCGAATATCATAAAATCAATTTTCCGGTATTAGTGCCGCGTAATTTTGTAATGATCATTGATCATAAATCTGCATTGCAATGGAATAAATTGGGTTTTAAATCCGAAGATTATTTTCGGGATGCAGACGGTCTCATAAAGGAACATATTTTAAAGCACTCTCAGATCCAATTATCACTTGAAGCTGAACAAAAACAATTGGAAGGACTATATGCTAAAATTGCCGCTCAGGCGGAGCAAATTGATCCTACATTAAAAACGGCAGTTTTGGCTGAACAGCAAAAGGGGATCAATGCCCTTAGATCTATAGAAGCAAAATTGCTGAAAGCAGAAAAGCAAAAAAGTGAAATAGTCGTCAATCAAATAAAGAAAATAAAAGAGAAGTTGTTTCCCGGCGGAGTATTGCAGGAGCGGTACGATAATTTTATTGCTTATTACCTTATTTATGGTGAGGAATTTATTGATATACTTAAAAAGGAACTAACTTCTTTTGATGCAAAGTTGATTGTGCTTTCAGAATAATTGTTGATCAGGTTGAATTTTATAATAAATAGCCAACGCACCATTTCGACTACGCTCAATGTGGCCAGGTGTGGTGGGCAGTCTGAACACAACGGAAAACTGTGCTGATGTATATTTTATTTCGCAAACAAATTAATGATCCTTTCCATTTGCAGAGGATTTAGGTGAGGCATGCGTATCCCCAGCAACCATATCAGATCAATTACCCGGTTTTTTCACGATGAGCTTGCCGGCTCGTATTCTGCAGAGGAGGTCGAAAATTTTATTTTTTACTCTTTTGAACATTACCTTGGTTTTTACCGAACCGATCTTTCGTTAAAAGCAAACGACACAATTACAGAATCTGAGCTTCTTAAATTCAATGATGTTGTAAAAAGGTTAAAGCGACAGGAGCCGATTCAATATATTTTGGGTGAAACATGGTTTTATGGGTTGAAGTTGAATGTAAATCCTGCTGTATTGATACCTCGTCCCGAGACAGAAGAATTAGTGGATTGGATTGTTAAGGAAGTCGGAAGCCTGCCTGCCGGACAGGCAGGTCGGAAGTCGGAAGGCCGAAGTGTTGGAAGTATTTTGGATGTTGGAACAGGGAGCGGGTGTATTGCTATTGCATTGAAAAAAAATATTCCGAATGCTGAAGTGTTTGCTTTGGATATTTCAGAGGAGGCGCTTGATGTAGCCCGGCAAAACGCGACAATTAATAATGTCGATGTAAATTTTATTCAGACGGATATTCTTGAAAATAAGCTGTTATTTCAACATTTCAATTCCTTTGATATTATCGTTTCCAATCCTCCTTACATACTCAGGTCCGAAAAACAGTCTATGGAGGCCAATGTGTTAGAGCATGAACCGCATGTAGCATTATTTGTGAATGACAATGACCCCTTGTTGTTTTACAGAACAATTGTTCAGTTTACTCAAAAACATTTAGCTGATGCCGGAAAATTATTTTTTGAGATCAATGAAGCCCAAGCTGATGAGGTAAGAAACCTTTTATTGCAAAGTGGTTTTAAAAATGTTGTGGTAAAGAAAGATTTAAGTGGGAAGGAGAGGATGGTCAGAGCTGAGAAATAGTTGGGTTTAATTTGATTTTTATATTTTACCTGTACCAAAGATAAATGAATTCTACTGCCGTCTTTACCATTGATGGTAATGTGAAGCAAAGTCCGCATTAAAGTCTGCGAAGTTAAAGGATTTTGAAACGAAAAAGTTAAAGAATTATCAAAATTGTCTACCGTGTAAGAATTTACTTAGTCGCCCCTCAAATAGTCCAATATAATAGAGTATCATTGAGCATTGTTGAAAAAAAGCAGTGATAAAATCTGCAAGAAAACGGCAAAGAAGCTTTAAAATCTTGCAGATTTGTTCATGTTAAATAAACCAAAAGACAAAAGTCAACTGGGCTTGTACAGCACATTTGAAGAGCAATTAAATTCTCAACATGGCCTTTGCAAATTGGCCAATGTGATTGATTGGGACTTTTTCGATGATGCATTTTCAAAAACATTACAGTGCCACGCAAGGCAAGCCAGCTAAGCCCATCAGGCTGATGGTATCATTGTTAATACTGAAACAGGTCAGAAATTTAAGTGATGAATCAGTAGTGGAGCAGTGGGCCGAGAACAGCTACTACCAATACTTTAGTGGCGAAATTTTTTTTGTTCAAACTACCCATGTGTTCCAACTGAATTGGTGGAGTTCCCCAAACGTATTGGAACAGAAGGGGTGGAGTTGATATTGAAAGAAAGCATTCGGGTTAATGGTGATGATGCAAATGACAGTAACTTCAGCGGTGATACCACCATACAAGAAAAAAACATCACCTACCCAACCGACGACAAACTGTACAAGAAAATTATTCATAAATGTCAATCGATAGCAGAACAAGAAGAAATAGAACTGCGACAAAGCTACACTCAAACAAACAAGAAGCTGAGCATAGTTCAGTGCTTACGCAAAAATAAAGGAGGTGATGTAAAGGCACGCAAAGCAAGTAAAAAGGTTAAAACAATTGCAGGCAGATTGGTAAGAGAGATTGAGCAAAAGCTTTCACT contains these protein-coding regions:
- a CDS encoding gliding motility-associated C-terminal domain-containing protein, coding for MPLRKIISLGVFCFFLQNFEEGMYAACDPSPAIKCISVAANGEITISWQNPSPLLNFNKHFIYSSSSLNGPYGVVDSIFNSATTSYTHIGSNGNTARLYYYMKSNCGGSLDTAAADTVSSIFMKVVNPGNGTAQLSWNSIHTPSLTTSMGWYRVFREYPAGTWMLIDSTQSLTYTDTITICRAQLNYRVEIGDNTGCVSVSSAAGNLFSNMIVPAVPLLDSVSVDNTGKAILGWKPGSSKDTEGYIIYQMISGIWQSIDTVWGINNTFFNNVNSLAGSTIENYRIAAFDSCKNTSPMGVPHNTVLVKSTPNACARLNTLNWNAYTNMSSGINQYDIYVSTNGGAYAFLATTPSSITSYVHTNLQQTFVYCYIVIARDISGTRSSTSNKYCYTANIPAMPTFSYLKTATVSSDNTVKVYCYVDIAAEISKYKVLRSESPSGPFKLIGAIPFTGSPIVSYTDNTAKTTEKSYYYKTVAVDTCGNDTTVTNVGRTILLTAVANDDLTNTLTWNDYELWLGSVNSYNIYRAVDGVWGAAPIANVIYAASGTNTFTDDISPLFKGEGQFSYYVTALEDAGNPYGINDSSRSNVADALQDAKVFIPNAFIPAGRNNVFIPVTSYINKTEYDFRIFDRWGEQVFQTNDPYEPWDGIIDGKKGPEGIYVYLLKFKTAYGQYIERKGIVTLLR
- a CDS encoding peptidylprolyl isomerase, translated to MNTKAISFLTLAVFVLGSTAIVAQSNKDAVLMTVGDSKVTVAEFENVYKKNSGKESATEKKSLDNYIELFTNFKLKVKEAEEMKLDTSAAFKNELSGYRKQLAQPYLTDKDVNEKLLKEAYERMQTEIRASHILIKCAENALPKDTLAAFTKIMSLHDQLLGKKGAAKADFGVLAKANSEDPSAKDNDGDLGYFTALQMVYPFENVAYATKVGEISIPVRTKFGYHLIKVADRRPAQGEILVAHIMIKTPKDMTKEDSINGVKKIEEIYQKVKAGENFSELAKQFSDDKASGTKGGELPWFGTNRMPAEFEKESFALKNNGDFSGIFRTRFGWHIIKRIDKRGVAAFDDMKGDLKSKVTRDSRSQMGRTSMIAKIKSECKFKDNVKLRDEFYPVIDTNFFNGTWKSEKAAKLNKVMFALNDMKYTQTDFARYLESHQSRRAKSDVKPAIDAMYKQFVDETCIAYEESRLDQKFPEFRALMQEYRDGILLFDLTDKKVWSKAVKDTLGLKEFYEKNKQNYLWEQRAEASIYTCADEKVANEVKAMLKKNKTQKEILDVVNKKSQLNLQVESKLFLPKENSFVDANWNPGISANKKENGKIMFVEVKKLLKPEPKAFNESKGLVTADYQNYLEKEWIESLKKKYPVTVNKEVLSTIQ
- the guaB gene encoding IMP dehydrogenase; the protein is MAADSSKFMGEGYTYDDVLLVPAYSEVLPREADITTQFTKKIKVNAPIVSSAMDTVTEYKMAIALAQEGGIGVLHKNMTIAQQADQVRKVKRSESGMISDPVVLLEVATVADALGLMKEFKIGGIPVVSKTRHLVGIVTNRDLRFEKNMKRPVREVMTSQDIITAKQGTDLKKAEQILQNYKIEKLPVVDKDNVLVGLITYKDILKVKVNPRACKDVLGRLRVAAAVGVTQDVMERVAALVKEDVDAVVIDTAHGHSKGVIDTLKKVKAEYPDLQVIVGNIATGEAALALVKAGADAVKVGIGPGSICTTRVIAGVGVPQLTAITEVAKALKGKGVPLIADGGIRFTGDIVKAIAAGASTVMMGSMFAGVEESPGETIIYEGRKFKSYRGMGSIEAMQQGSKDRYFQDVEDDIKKLVPEGISGRVPYKGNLSEVIYQLIGGLRAGMGYCGAKNIEKLQEAKFIRITNAGIRESHPHGIVITREAPNYTSR
- a CDS encoding T9SS type A sorting domain-containing protein produces the protein MKNQYAKRVKWVKTFIICSGVLLISVIPQSFSQCFTATVNSVNLTCNGVCTGSATAIPQGGSGSFVYAWSNTSNSPTITGLCAGTYSVTIADAVNTTCTRVLTAVISEPPAITATITTMPATCGLSNGSVAVNSTGGTGTFTYSWTTGATSQTISGLVAGTYTVTVKDANSCTKSAVATVGNNPSPVISNLSSVNELCNGGGSGSATVTANGGTGTLTYSWSNGITATTMATGLTAGSYSVSVTDANGCVVTSAVTITEPAALNIQFTVVNTTCGQSTGSASANVTGGVPAYTYAWSNGSSAQTANNVAVGSYTVTVTDANGCSKVNVATVNCTTGIDETPNSLFMNISPNPSHGSFVLECKFDRTGGTVISLTNILGEMVMLIDNVQQAGVYKKQVDTEQLSNGIYFLVVQQNNERLVKKVIIQ